The Microbacterium luteum genome includes a region encoding these proteins:
- a CDS encoding helix-turn-helix transcriptional regulator translates to MTGRHLTTADVAEKLGVSVVAVYKMRSISNKLRRAGQEGPLLPEPVAIEGNSPLYDEAAIDAFAQERARRAPSQRGRRPRLMPGLARDAAFAERLRAAIADGAGAPEVPTQAALIDLLGLNVVTFGERMRGRTRWTDAELEVIRRTLGVDTTDANEVVDRARAAKRQARAARSHAGS, encoded by the coding sequence ATGACCGGACGGCACCTCACCACGGCGGACGTCGCCGAGAAGCTCGGCGTGTCCGTCGTCGCGGTCTACAAGATGCGCTCCATCAGCAACAAGCTGCGCAGAGCCGGCCAGGAGGGTCCTCTGCTCCCCGAGCCGGTTGCCATAGAAGGCAACTCCCCGCTCTACGACGAGGCCGCGATCGACGCATTCGCGCAGGAGCGCGCGCGCAGGGCGCCCTCGCAGCGCGGCCGCCGGCCGCGACTGATGCCGGGACTGGCGCGCGATGCGGCTTTCGCGGAGCGGTTGCGGGCGGCGATCGCGGACGGGGCGGGGGCGCCCGAGGTTCCCACGCAGGCGGCTCTGATCGACCTGCTCGGCTTGAACGTCGTCACGTTCGGTGAGCGGATGCGAGGGCGCACCCGCTGGACCGACGCCGAGCTCGAGGTGATCAGGCGCACCCTCGGTGTCGACACGACGGATGCGAACGAGGTCGTAGACCGCGCTCGCGCGGCCAAGCGTCAGGCGCGCGCGGCGAGATCCCACGCGGGTTCGTAG
- a CDS encoding HNH endonuclease family protein, giving the protein MNRRTRRASTALAAVAALALGFGAHQLGITSWIDTWTRPQAPAPDPTYDYTALAAVAQELPLIDPTEEIPEYRRATFGERWIDIEGNGCDQRDDLLAVQLQDVVRDGCTVLSGVLDPDPYTGTRIEFEHDRIAAPGAPGSSGVQIDHIVSLSAAHAGGAWAWTEQQRIQFANSFDNIVAVDGNTNAAKNDHGPALWLPSNADYVCTYVARYTEIVDTWHLAVDEADRGALVDTLSTCAAQQASDESGSMS; this is encoded by the coding sequence ATGAACCGACGCACCCGCCGCGCCAGCACAGCCCTCGCCGCGGTCGCAGCTCTCGCGCTCGGCTTCGGCGCCCACCAGCTGGGCATCACCTCCTGGATCGACACATGGACGCGCCCGCAGGCACCCGCCCCGGACCCGACCTACGACTACACCGCGCTCGCCGCAGTCGCGCAGGAGCTGCCGCTGATCGATCCCACCGAGGAGATTCCCGAGTATCGCCGCGCCACGTTCGGCGAGCGCTGGATCGACATCGAGGGAAACGGCTGCGATCAGCGAGACGATCTCCTCGCCGTCCAGCTGCAGGACGTCGTCCGTGACGGTTGCACGGTGCTCTCCGGCGTGCTCGACCCCGATCCGTACACGGGCACACGCATTGAGTTCGAGCACGACCGGATCGCCGCCCCTGGAGCCCCGGGAAGCTCCGGCGTCCAGATCGACCACATCGTCAGCCTTTCGGCGGCGCACGCCGGGGGCGCGTGGGCGTGGACCGAGCAGCAGCGCATTCAGTTCGCCAACTCGTTCGACAACATCGTCGCCGTCGATGGCAACACGAATGCGGCCAAGAACGACCACGGGCCAGCCCTGTGGCTGCCATCGAACGCCGACTACGTGTGCACCTACGTCGCCCGCTACACGGAGATCGTCGACACCTGGCACCTCGCGGTCGACGAAGCCGACCGCGGTGCGCTCGTGGACACGCTCTCAACCTGCGCTGCCCAGCAAGCCAGCGACGAGAGCGGGAGCATGTCGTGA
- a CDS encoding type IV toxin-antitoxin system AbiEi family antitoxin domain-containing protein, which produces MAGSTFARLGELASQRWGLVTTAQALEAGVARPTLTRLANSGALIRVARGVYRLAGAPEHEQEAILATWLALGGADRPRTDTGVPPVVAAGQTAAQLHGIGDWFPGPLEFVVPTRRGTRLDGVRLRTRELAPTEVVSVDGMPTMSVERTIADLIEQWVDRSLVADALADAADAGKLLSPARLTEYLEPLAKPNKYPSGAALAADLLALAGVDAVVPADA; this is translated from the coding sequence ATGGCAGGATCAACTTTCGCTCGTCTGGGCGAGCTCGCGTCACAGCGTTGGGGCCTGGTGACCACCGCCCAGGCGCTCGAGGCTGGCGTGGCGCGCCCGACCCTGACGCGCCTCGCCAACAGCGGCGCGCTCATCCGCGTCGCGCGCGGCGTCTACCGCCTCGCCGGCGCGCCAGAGCACGAGCAGGAGGCGATCCTCGCGACCTGGCTCGCCCTCGGCGGCGCCGACCGTCCCCGCACAGACACCGGCGTCCCGCCCGTCGTCGCCGCAGGCCAGACGGCCGCGCAGCTGCATGGCATCGGCGACTGGTTCCCCGGGCCACTCGAGTTCGTCGTTCCCACCCGCCGCGGTACCCGCCTGGACGGGGTGCGGCTCCGCACCCGCGAGCTCGCGCCCACCGAGGTGGTCTCCGTCGACGGGATGCCGACCATGAGCGTCGAGCGCACGATCGCCGACCTGATCGAGCAGTGGGTCGACCGCTCCCTCGTCGCCGATGCGCTCGCCGACGCCGCGGACGCGGGAAAGCTGCTCTCCCCCGCCCGCCTGACCGAGTATCTGGAGCCGCTGGCCAAGCCCAACAAGTACCCCTCGGGTGCCGCGCTCGCGGCTGATCTGCTCGCTCTTGCGGGCGTCGACGCGGTGGTGCCGGCCGATGCCTGA